TTTTCCATTCGGGTGTTCGCCAATTCACTACCTTTGACGAAATGACATTGGTAATCGTCCCCCTTCTTGCAACCAATTAGAATCACGCCGTCAAACCCGGACGCCAGGGCATCACCGACCCACACAACATTCATCGAACCGAGACAGCGCAACGGAATGATTCGCAGCATGGCATTATACTGCATCCGCTTCAGGCCGACCATGTCAACGGCAGGCAGCGCATCGTTCTCGCATACGAACGCGAGAATTCTCGGCTTCTCGTCGAATTCGTCCGGGACATTTATCGCCTTGATCACCTGTGAGATCTGATTCACGCTGTAGTTCTTGAACGAGATGATTCTCTCTGGACAGGCGCCCATGCATATTCCGCACCTGCGACAACGCAACGGATTCGGCAACGGTGTTCCCTTGTCATCTTCATCGAGCGCACCGAATGGGCACTCCTCGGTGCAGCGTTTGCACTGCGTGCATCTCTGCATGAAGAACTCCGGATAACTCAAATCACCAGCTCTGGGATGAACAGCCGCGCCTCTGCCTATCGCTTCAACAGCCTGTATCGATTTCAGAGCGGCGCCGTAGGCATCATTA
This portion of the Candidatus Zixiibacteriota bacterium genome encodes:
- a CDS encoding hydrogenase iron-sulfur subunit, giving the protein GYTDSHFICFPYETRRTAIYAAGATRAPMDFASSINDAYGAALKSIQAVEAIGRGAAVHPRAGDLSYPEFFMQRCTQCKRCTEECPFGALDEDDKGTPLPNPLRCRRCGICMGACPERIISFKNYSVNQISQVIKAINVPDEFDEKPRILAFVCENDALPAVDMVGLKRMQYNAMLRIIPLRCLGSMNVVWVGDALASGFDGVILIGCKKGDDYQCHFVKGSELANTRMENVQEKLKQLVLEEERVEIHELAITDYYKIPKIFDDFLEVIESVGPNPYKGM